The following proteins are co-located in the Gloeocapsa sp. PCC 7428 genome:
- the nadD gene encoding nicotinate (nicotinamide) nucleotide adenylyltransferase, with protein sequence MQYSRHKVGILGGTFDPVHWGHLLIAEAAVSQANLKQVIWVPTRYPHYKNATAFEHRWQMVQMAIADNPAFKIAPATVNSTEKSYAIQTLIDLKTLYPNNQWSWIVGLDAFETLPRWYRRQELATECQWLVAPRLPATLKLEQSKAIATHSQLLCEQIVQKLESQGLSIDWQVLHLPYVGISSSLIRALCRDRLSIRYLVPEAVRLYIKKYKLYSR encoded by the coding sequence ATGCAGTACTCAAGGCATAAAGTAGGAATTTTGGGAGGCACTTTCGATCCAGTACATTGGGGACATTTGCTGATTGCAGAAGCCGCTGTCAGCCAAGCGAATCTCAAGCAAGTTATTTGGGTTCCTACGCGCTATCCACACTACAAAAATGCAACAGCCTTCGAGCATCGTTGGCAAATGGTGCAAATGGCGATCGCCGATAATCCGGCATTTAAAATTGCTCCCGCAACAGTAAACAGTACTGAAAAGTCTTATGCAATTCAGACTCTCATCGACCTCAAAACACTTTACCCGAATAATCAGTGGTCTTGGATTGTTGGTTTAGACGCGTTTGAGACTTTGCCGCGTTGGTATCGTCGCCAAGAACTCGCGACTGAGTGTCAATGGTTAGTTGCACCCCGACTACCAGCGACGCTCAAGCTAGAGCAGTCTAAAGCGATCGCAACCCACAGTCAGTTACTTTGCGAACAAATTGTGCAAAAATTAGAATCGCAAGGGTTAAGTATTGACTGGCAAGTCTTGCATCTACCGTATGTCGGAATTTCATCGAGCTTAATTCGGGCATTGTGCCGCGATCGCTTGTCAATTCGTTATCTAGTGCCAGAAGCTGTGCGACTTTACATTAAAAAATATAAGCTCTACTCACGTTGA
- the murC gene encoding UDP-N-acetylmuramate--L-alanine ligase codes for MLLNSVDFSGKPFHFIGIGGIGMSALAYILAKRNIPVSGSDIRSSHITQRLQALGVSIFDQQEATNLTFFLPQTSPDCQELLTPRSRANSTSVLITPYNSVESIATNTHTSLPQVICSTAINTANLEYRAALDLGCPIFHRADLLAALIKDYQSIAVAGTHGKTTTSSMIGYMLLQAGLDPTIVVGGEVNAWEGNARLGQSEYLVAEADESDGSLVKLSAAIGVVTNIELDHPDHYGTLEEVVQTFQVFADRCQTLVGCIDCETVRDRIRPSISYSLDSNTNADYTVTDVEYGAEGTIARVWEKGEVLGVLNLRLLGQHNLSNALAAIAVGRLLGLDFATISASIASFTGARRRFELRGETNGILFIDDYAHHPSEIRATLAAARLQAKENVKIVAVFQPHRYSRTLAFLPEFAQSFNHADIAVISEIYSAGEPNLGQISGEKLAAMVAEHHPQVSFQPTLTAVCEYLTQTLQPGDIALFLGAGNLNQVIPEVMNSIRQLRGAEEL; via the coding sequence ATGCTACTGAATTCTGTTGATTTTAGCGGTAAGCCATTTCATTTTATTGGTATTGGCGGCATCGGTATGTCTGCCCTTGCGTATATTCTTGCTAAGCGGAACATCCCTGTATCAGGCTCGGATATTCGTTCAAGTCACATTACGCAACGATTGCAGGCATTAGGGGTCAGTATTTTTGATCAGCAAGAAGCGACAAATCTGACGTTTTTCTTGCCACAAACTTCGCCTGATTGTCAAGAATTGCTAACGCCGAGAAGCCGAGCAAATAGTACTTCGGTACTAATAACACCCTATAACTCAGTAGAAAGTATAGCTACCAATACACACACAAGTTTACCGCAAGTTATTTGTTCAACTGCTATTAATACAGCTAATTTAGAGTATCGCGCCGCCCTTGATTTGGGGTGTCCTATATTTCATCGCGCAGACCTTTTAGCAGCACTTATTAAAGATTATCAAAGTATCGCTGTTGCGGGAACGCACGGTAAAACAACGACAAGTAGCATGATTGGCTATATGCTACTGCAAGCAGGACTTGACCCGACAATTGTTGTTGGCGGCGAAGTGAATGCTTGGGAAGGAAATGCCAGACTAGGGCAAAGCGAATATCTTGTCGCCGAAGCCGATGAATCGGACGGTTCACTCGTGAAACTTTCTGCGGCGATTGGTGTTGTTACTAATATTGAATTGGACCATCCCGACCATTACGGGACGTTAGAAGAAGTTGTACAAACGTTCCAAGTGTTTGCCGATCGCTGTCAAACGTTAGTCGGGTGCATTGATTGTGAAACTGTACGCGATCGCATCCGCCCTTCAATTAGCTATAGCCTCGATTCCAATACCAACGCAGATTATACCGTTACCGATGTCGAGTATGGTGCAGAGGGTACGATCGCGCGCGTCTGGGAAAAAGGCGAAGTACTCGGTGTTCTTAACCTCCGGCTATTAGGTCAGCATAACCTCAGTAATGCGCTAGCTGCGATCGCGGTTGGTAGATTGCTAGGGTTAGACTTTGCAACAATTTCCGCTAGTATCGCCTCGTTTACAGGCGCTCGCCGTCGCTTTGAACTGCGTGGAGAAACGAACGGTATTTTATTTATCGATGACTACGCGCATCACCCAAGCGAAATTCGTGCTACTCTAGCTGCGGCTCGTTTACAGGCAAAAGAAAACGTCAAGATCGTTGCGGTGTTTCAACCACATCGTTACAGTCGCACGCTGGCGTTTTTACCAGAGTTTGCTCAATCTTTTAACCATGCTGATATTGCGGTAATTAGCGAGATTTACAGTGCAGGCGAACCTAATCTAGGGCAAATTAGTGGAGAGAAACTTGCAGCGATGGTAGCCGAACATCATCCGCAAGTGAGCTTTCAGCCAACTCTGACAGCGGTTTGTGAATACCTCACTCAAACATTACAGCCAGGAGACATAGCTCTATTTCTTGGGGCTGGAAACTTAAATCAAGTTATTCCAGAGGTGATGAACTCGATTCGCCAATTAAGGGGAGCCGAGGAGCTTTGA
- the murB gene encoding UDP-N-acetylmuramate dehydrogenase, translating to MNISQANLDSIDSKASPLIVTKVQQLSASEAKSIYLPNTNCVIKSQIPLATLTSFRVGGPAQWYVAPRNLEELQASFAWANAEGLAVTLLGAGSNLLVSDRGIPGLVIGTRHLRHTEFNFMTGQVTVAAGEPLPRLAWQAAERGWQGLEWAVGIPGSVGGAVVMNAGAHKSCIADILVSAQVLSPNGEVETLAPEQLEYRYRTSVLQANIAAGLGKPLRLVTQATFQLQPGADPEQVLATTSQHLEQRRTSQPYHLPSCGSVFRNPLPYTAGWLIEQTGLKGYKIGGAQIAERHANFILNCGGAKASDILQLINYVQDQVQQHWSILLEPEVKILGELD from the coding sequence ATGAATATTTCGCAAGCAAACCTGGATTCTATCGATAGTAAGGCTTCGCCTTTAATTGTGACAAAAGTACAGCAATTAAGCGCTAGTGAGGCTAAATCTATATATTTACCTAATACTAACTGTGTTATCAAATCGCAAATTCCGCTAGCAACGCTGACCTCGTTTCGCGTCGGTGGTCCCGCACAATGGTATGTCGCACCGCGTAATCTAGAAGAATTACAAGCAAGTTTTGCGTGGGCTAACGCCGAAGGTTTAGCTGTAACACTATTAGGTGCAGGTTCTAATTTACTCGTCAGCGATCGCGGAATTCCTGGGTTAGTCATTGGGACGCGTCATTTGCGTCATACTGAATTTAACTTCATGACTGGTCAAGTCACAGTTGCTGCGGGAGAACCTTTACCACGTTTAGCATGGCAAGCGGCTGAACGCGGCTGGCAAGGCTTAGAATGGGCTGTAGGTATTCCTGGTAGCGTCGGGGGCGCGGTAGTCATGAACGCTGGCGCGCATAAAAGTTGTATCGCTGATATCTTGGTAAGCGCTCAGGTTCTTTCTCCTAACGGTGAGGTAGAAACGCTCGCGCCGGAGCAATTAGAATACCGCTATCGGACATCGGTGCTGCAAGCAAATATCGCTGCTGGCTTGGGTAAACCTTTACGTTTAGTGACTCAAGCCACCTTTCAACTGCAACCAGGTGCTGACCCTGAGCAGGTTCTAGCAACCACTAGCCAACACCTCGAACAACGCCGCACAAGCCAACCGTACCATCTGCCAAGTTGTGGTAGCGTGTTCCGCAATCCTTTACCGTATACTGCCGGATGGTTAATCGAGCAAACAGGTCTTAAAGGCTACAAAATCGGTGGCGCGCAAATCGCTGAACGCCACGCCAACTTTATTCTTAACTGTGGCGGTGCTAAAGCCAGCGACATTTTGCAGTTAATTAACTATGTTCAAGACCAAGTACAGCAGCATTGGTCCATTTTGTTAGAGCCAGAAGTAAAAATCTTGGGTGAATTGGACTAG
- a CDS encoding YbaB/EbfC family nucleoid-associated protein, with protein sequence MTQGKGFGFGIGKMKELADAFKKAQQVQEGAKRLQEELEQMQIAGEAGGGLVKVVLSGNQEPQSVEIAPEALNEGAEVLSDLITIAMKDAYNKSTATMRERMEELTSGLELPGMGM encoded by the coding sequence ATGACACAAGGAAAAGGTTTTGGCTTCGGTATAGGAAAAATGAAAGAACTAGCCGATGCTTTTAAAAAGGCACAACAAGTACAAGAAGGTGCCAAAAGGCTCCAAGAAGAACTTGAGCAAATGCAAATCGCTGGCGAAGCTGGCGGTGGGTTAGTTAAGGTCGTCCTTAGCGGTAACCAAGAGCCTCAGAGTGTTGAAATAGCCCCAGAAGCACTCAATGAAGGTGCTGAAGTACTTTCGGATCTAATAACCATAGCTATGAAAGATGCTTACAATAAATCTACCGCTACAATGCGCGAACGCATGGAAGAATTAACAAGCGGTTTAGAATTGCCAGGAATGGGAATGTAA
- a CDS encoding low molecular weight protein-tyrosine-phosphatase, whose translation MPYKLLFVCLGNICRSPAAENIMNHLLDKENLNGSIICDSAGTGGYHIGSSPDRRMAIAAASKLGIKLQGSARKLHRSDLEEFDLILAMDRENYQDILALDRTGQYREKVRLMCDYCSQHNIEEVPDPYYGGAQGFNYVIDILLDACTGLLQEVKDV comes from the coding sequence ATGCCTTACAAACTGCTATTTGTTTGTCTTGGAAATATCTGTCGTTCTCCGGCGGCGGAGAATATCATGAATCATCTACTTGATAAGGAAAACCTCAACGGAAGTATTATTTGTGACTCAGCAGGTACAGGTGGTTATCACATCGGAAGTTCACCAGATCGACGCATGGCGATCGCCGCAGCGAGTAAGCTGGGAATTAAACTCCAAGGAAGTGCGCGGAAGTTACATAGGTCTGATTTGGAAGAATTTGATTTAATTCTGGCAATGGATCGCGAAAATTACCAAGATATTCTCGCACTTGATCGCACTGGTCAATATCGCGAGAAAGTACGGTTAATGTGTGACTATTGCTCGCAGCATAACATTGAAGAAGTCCCAGACCCTTATTATGGAGGCGCACAAGGCTTTAACTACGTTATTGATATTCTCCTTGATGCTTGCACTGGCTTACTTCAAGAAGTTAAAGACGTATAA
- a CDS encoding response regulator transcription factor has translation MPLTLLVVDDDLGTRLSISDYLEMSGYSVLTAADGQEALAMVETYHPHLMVTDIVMPRMNGYELVRHVRQHPKFRLLPVIFLTARNKTEERIAGYQSGADLYLPKPFELNELGAAIRNLLERSQIIQSEARLSYEEGLRANSHTLGHEGETLEVPIKLTQREQQVAVLLTHGLSNAEIGSRLHLSPRTVEKYVSSLFRKTSTSNRAELVGFVMKYRLLQ, from the coding sequence ATGCCTTTGACGCTTCTCGTCGTTGATGACGATCTCGGAACTCGTTTGTCGATCAGCGACTACTTGGAAATGTCTGGCTATTCAGTGCTAACAGCAGCTGATGGTCAAGAAGCGTTGGCGATGGTAGAAACATACCATCCTCACTTAATGGTGACAGATATTGTCATGCCACGAATGAATGGCTATGAGTTAGTGCGTCATGTTCGTCAGCATCCCAAGTTTCGCTTGTTACCTGTGATATTTTTAACAGCAAGAAATAAAACCGAAGAAAGAATCGCTGGTTATCAATCGGGGGCTGATTTATATCTACCTAAACCTTTTGAATTAAATGAACTTGGGGCTGCGATTCGTAATTTGCTAGAGCGATCGCAAATCATTCAATCCGAGGCGCGTTTGTCGTATGAAGAAGGTTTACGGGCGAATTCCCACACTTTAGGACACGAAGGGGAAACGCTAGAAGTTCCTATCAAGCTAACTCAACGCGAACAACAAGTCGCCGTTTTACTAACGCATGGTCTTTCCAACGCTGAAATTGGCAGTCGATTGCACCTCAGTCCGCGGACAGTTGAAAAATATGTCAGTAGCTTGTTTCGGAAAACGTCAACGAGTAATCGTGCCGAATTAGTTGGTTTTGTGATGAAATACCGCCTATTACAATAG
- a CDS encoding urease subunit beta, which yields MIPGELLVQQGDIELNAGRQTIRIKVANRGDRPIQVGSHFHFYEVNQALDFERDRARGMRLDIPAGTAVRFEPGDEKEVVLVPVVGSRHIYGFNGRVNGALDS from the coding sequence ATGATTCCAGGAGAGTTGTTAGTACAACAAGGTGATATAGAACTCAATGCGGGGCGTCAAACCATACGAATTAAAGTTGCTAATCGCGGCGATCGCCCTATTCAAGTTGGTTCGCACTTTCATTTTTATGAAGTAAATCAAGCGTTAGACTTTGAGCGCGATCGCGCGCGCGGGATGCGGCTTGATATTCCTGCGGGTACAGCAGTACGCTTTGAACCTGGAGACGAGAAAGAAGTGGTTTTAGTCCCTGTGGTTGGCAGTCGTCACATCTATGGCTTCAATGGTAGAGTCAACGGCGCGTTAGACAGTTAA
- the ureA gene encoding urease subunit gamma, translated as MQLTPQEKDKLLIFTAALLAERRKQRGLKLNYPEAVAYISAAILEGARDGRTVAELMSSGTNLLTREDVMDGVAEMILEVQVEATFPDGTKLVTVHNPIR; from the coding sequence ATGCAACTGACACCACAGGAAAAAGATAAGCTACTTATTTTTACTGCTGCTTTACTCGCCGAACGACGCAAACAAAGAGGCTTAAAATTAAATTATCCCGAAGCGGTAGCTTATATTTCTGCGGCAATTTTAGAAGGCGCGCGCGACGGACGTACGGTTGCAGAATTGATGAGTTCTGGCACAAATTTGTTGACACGCGAAGATGTTATGGATGGTGTTGCAGAAATGATTCTAGAGGTGCAAGTTGAAGCAACATTTCCTGACGGAACAAAACTCGTTACCGTTCATAATCCCATTCGCTGA
- a CDS encoding urease accessory protein UreD, whose protein sequence is MSRLLELNNSQEPNSWHGSLNMVYTCVDGATTVTHQQMQAPLKVQRPFYPEGAEVCHSVILHTAGGVVGGDKLSLNFHLQQNAHTLITTAAASKIYRSNGWEARQNIQVQVDSNACLEWFPQETIVFNGAIYRQDLRVELAPGATWTGWEITRFGRSARGEKFLQGNWRSHTEVWQQQRPLWIDRQQLRPDVKVIDSPHGLAGKSIIGSFVWIGQPVSADVVEKVRMLSTVDQGETGVTRLTTGLLCRYRGDSTTEVRQWFTEVWHLLRLSSLGKPGYQSRVWQIERN, encoded by the coding sequence ATGTCGCGCTTGCTAGAACTCAACAATTCTCAGGAGCCTAATTCTTGGCACGGTAGCTTAAATATGGTATACACCTGTGTTGATGGTGCGACGACAGTAACTCATCAGCAAATGCAAGCACCGTTAAAAGTCCAAAGACCTTTTTATCCCGAAGGCGCAGAAGTTTGTCATAGCGTCATTTTACACACGGCTGGTGGTGTTGTCGGTGGCGACAAGCTTTCGCTTAATTTTCACCTACAACAAAACGCGCACACACTTATTACAACCGCCGCCGCCAGTAAGATTTATCGCAGTAATGGCTGGGAAGCTAGGCAGAATATTCAGGTACAAGTTGACAGTAATGCTTGTTTAGAGTGGTTTCCGCAAGAAACAATTGTATTCAATGGTGCAATTTACCGGCAGGATTTACGCGTAGAATTAGCACCAGGTGCTACCTGGACAGGCTGGGAAATTACCCGCTTTGGTCGCAGTGCTAGGGGAGAAAAGTTTTTACAGGGAAACTGGCGATCGCATACCGAAGTTTGGCAGCAACAACGTCCTTTATGGATAGATCGCCAACAGTTACGCCCAGATGTGAAAGTTATCGATAGTCCTCATGGTTTAGCTGGAAAATCGATCATTGGCAGTTTTGTTTGGATTGGACAACCTGTATCCGCTGACGTGGTAGAAAAGGTGAGAATGCTATCTACCGTAGATCAAGGCGAAACAGGTGTTACGCGTTTAACGACAGGTTTACTCTGTCGCTATCGCGGTGACTCGACAACCGAGGTGCGCCAATGGTTTACTGAGGTTTGGCATTTGCTACGATTATCTTCTCTAGGAAAACCAGGCTATCAATCGCGGGTTTGGCAAATTGAAAGGAACTGA
- a CDS encoding DUF3131 domain-containing protein — translation MNSDFEPPPKGLSVLASVGGVVTAVIAIAQFNSWSKHLYQTAKLPESERVMVASANTIDIAALDAKSVVFPGQPTSVSQVTTPYIAPQVGITAEEMAIARQAWLYFQRNWNAQTGLVNSADGFASVTMWDQAAAIAALVSARELNIVSATEFETKMRRMLATLAAMPLYKKELPNKVYNAKTLLPVNYGQLDKREEIGWSALDLGRMAMWLKIVGARYPALRSLTEKVWQSWRVDRLTKNGQMYGTSIVNGKEQYNQEGRLGYENYAAFGLKLWGLDVKRALDYQSHTAFVNLYGQGVPYDRRDYKTSGANNYVLSEPFILDGIETGFQALPKAYADRVLAAQEARYRATKQLTAVTEDNLDRPPYFVYSSLFVNGQPWATITDTRQQHNNLRFVSAKAAIGWHMLYNTTYTRQLYNFVQANLKSNGGWYNGFYESLRQPNRALTANNNGVILESLLYKQVGKPLIVWAGISLEERGLRSEGRRVPITRH, via the coding sequence ATGAATTCTGATTTTGAACCACCACCGAAAGGGTTGTCAGTTCTTGCTTCCGTAGGAGGAGTGGTTACGGCTGTGATTGCGATCGCGCAATTTAATTCTTGGTCAAAGCATCTGTATCAAACTGCTAAGTTACCAGAATCTGAGCGCGTTATGGTTGCCAGTGCCAATACGATTGATATTGCAGCGCTTGATGCCAAATCAGTCGTTTTCCCAGGACAACCAACTAGCGTTAGTCAGGTAACAACACCGTATATTGCACCGCAAGTCGGAATCACTGCCGAGGAAATGGCGATCGCGCGTCAAGCTTGGTTGTATTTTCAGCGCAATTGGAATGCACAAACAGGTTTAGTCAATTCTGCCGATGGTTTTGCCTCGGTGACGATGTGGGATCAAGCCGCCGCGATCGCCGCTTTGGTGAGTGCAAGAGAGTTAAATATCGTATCCGCAACAGAATTTGAAACTAAGATGCGCCGGATGTTAGCAACACTCGCCGCAATGCCGTTGTATAAAAAAGAATTGCCAAATAAAGTTTACAACGCAAAAACCTTACTTCCTGTTAACTATGGTCAATTAGATAAACGCGAAGAAATTGGGTGGTCAGCACTCGATCTAGGACGAATGGCGATGTGGCTAAAAATTGTTGGGGCAAGATATCCCGCGTTGCGATCGCTAACTGAAAAGGTTTGGCAGTCCTGGCGAGTGGATCGCTTAACTAAAAATGGGCAGATGTATGGTACATCAATTGTCAATGGTAAAGAACAATACAACCAAGAAGGACGCTTAGGTTACGAAAACTATGCGGCTTTTGGTTTAAAACTTTGGGGTTTAGATGTCAAACGTGCCTTAGATTATCAGTCGCATACTGCGTTTGTGAATCTTTACGGACAAGGAGTTCCTTACGATCGCCGCGATTATAAAACTTCGGGAGCAAATAACTACGTCCTCAGCGAGCCTTTTATATTAGATGGTATTGAAACTGGATTTCAAGCTTTGCCTAAAGCTTATGCTGACCGCGTGTTAGCTGCCCAAGAAGCCCGCTATCGTGCGACAAAACAGCTAACTGCTGTAACCGAAGATAACCTCGATCGCCCACCTTACTTTGTCTACAGTAGCTTATTCGTCAACGGACAACCTTGGGCAACAATCACCGATACGCGACAACAACACAACAATTTGCGGTTTGTGAGTGCTAAAGCAGCGATCGGTTGGCATATGCTGTACAACACGACCTACACGCGCCAATTGTACAATTTCGTGCAAGCAAATCTGAAATCTAACGGTGGCTGGTACAACGGCTTTTATGAATCGCTGCGTCAGCCTAACCGCGCACTAACCGCGAATAACAACGGCGTGATTCTAGAAAGTTTACTTTACAAACAAGTTGGAAAACCACTGATTGTTTGGGCAGGTATTAGTTTGGAGGAGCGAGGACTGAGGAGTGAGGGGCGAAGAGTACCGATAACTCGACACTAA